From the genome of Aspergillus chevalieri M1 DNA, chromosome 8, nearly complete sequence, one region includes:
- a CDS encoding uncharacterized protein (COG:L;~EggNog:ENOG410PI7H;~InterPro:IPR011545,IPR027417,IPR005468,IPR014001;~PFAM:PF00270,PF04851;~TransMembrane:1 (o1149-1172i);~go_function: GO:0003676 - nucleic acid binding [Evidence IEA];~go_function: GO:0005524 - ATP binding [Evidence IEA];~go_function: GO:0009374 - biotin binding [Evidence IEA]) — protein sequence MVVQKALWLDPHVGDIIQMWQAQASTANGTVNGMVNGTPNGTPNGTPNGTPASPIAWPLASADAQLADIDEGCDSASPTRSTPTTVHDRPSFHDHVQQMVSRFMIRGTHGPMQTLLDWRTYGLKIHYNSTAPGHVAWMGADELLYKDLHFTMGEFRGFIHRLVGATRELLCELLCIADGSSSAHTPSTMPLPAIPWQGLYDDPTQGHPGWNFLHDRRTRAPRAAAIHAPGAIHGPLVAQYLARVARFKEKLAVAIHMTAGQPARAPELLSVQYVNTPNNQFRNVFIEDGMVTLVTAYHKGFHASNDSKLIHRYVPRAVGELVVWYMWLAMPFIDQLTAWQAGTAHGTVNGTSNGMSNGTSNGTWNGMSNGTSNGMSNGTSNGTLNGTRAGTVNGTVNGTVNGMSNGTSNGTLNSTLNSTWNGTQAGTLNGTLNGTANGILNGTLIGTQAGTANGTRASTVNGTSNSTLNGTWNGTRAGTVNGTLNGRANGTLNGTSNGTANGISNDTLNGTSNSTLNGTRAGTVNGTVNGTVNGMSNGTSNGTLNSTLNSTWNGTQAGTLNGTLNGTANGILNGTLIGTQAGTANGTRASTVNGTSNSTLNGTWNGTRAGTVNGTLNGRANGTLNGTSNGTANGISNDTLNGTSNSTLNGTSNSMLNGTTNSIPIGTLNGTSNGTWNGTRAGTVNGTSNSTLNGTWNGTPNGTVNGMLNGRLNGTSNSTSNSTPIGTPIGTQAGTSNSTLNGTLNSTLNGTWNGTQAGTLNGTLNGTANGTLNGTLIGTSNGTPAWQPPSPYLWGPDPGMQRPWTPERFREVLKRETQARLGQALNIPAYRDIAIGISRRFLRASSTFTSDRQDETEQAAALDADCEDGMDADQWMAHMTDLQAGHSSHVAGMVYGRQLMEQAGTTSHRRAMFRQSSVDWHQFLGFGCGTGVPGDVHADIDAGGLRAGLVDEGSCPSRRPGQEQVRARLVDDPGQEWVRACLVDDPGQEWVRACLVNDPGQERVRARLVSDPSQEGVRARLVDEGNRPIHHPGQERVRARLVDEGSCPIHHPGQERVRACLVNDPGQERVRARPVLGKRKRAPWQVEAEEHHMERRHQLQTMDMAAALQQMTGQAGMQFQGIQAPAMAAIQQGKSPVVAVMPTGGGKSMLFMLPAWAVPGGTTIVVVPLISLRQDMQQRCRRLGIPCMAWDRQQPCDEAAIVLVTPESAVTPDFHSFINRLVVMQRLDRVVIDECHVIMNQQKNFRSAMAQLGKLVRARTQMVFLTATLPPRWNRSSASAFTTHRIRSIYIGPARAAAMWHMGCGGHRFHTLHHMDMDGSRMPGLFSSCRRSSSGPGPGGRW from the exons atggtggtgcagaaggcactgtggttggatccccatgtgggggacattattcagatgtggcaggcacaggctagcacggcgaatggcacagtgaatggcatggtgaatggcactccgaatggcactccgaatggcactccaaatggcacaccggctagcccaatagcatggccgttggccagtgcagatgcccaactggccgatatcgatgagggctgtgatagtgccagtcccacacgctccacccccaccacggtgcacgatcgcccgtcatttcatgaccatgtgcagcagatggtcagccgcttcatgatccgtggcacccatgggcccatgcagacattgctcgactggcgcacatatgggttgaagatccattacaatagcacggcgccgggccatgtggcgtggatgggagccgatgagctgttgtacaaggatctgcatttcacgatgggtgaattccgtgggttcatccacaggctggttggggccacacgggagctgctgtgtgaactattatgtattgccgatggttccagcagcgcccacaccccaagcaccatgccgctgcccgccatcccgtggcagggcttgtatgatgatcccacccaggggcacccgggctggaactttttgcatgatcgccggacccg agcgccccgtgcagcagcaattcatgcgccgggggcgatccacggcccattggtggcacagtatctggcccgggtggcccggttcaaggagaaactggctgtggccatccatatgacggcggggcagccggcacgggcccccgagctgctcagtgtgcagtatgtcaacacgccgaacaaccaattccgcaatgtgttcattgaggatgggatggtgacactggtgactgcataccacaagggcttccatgcgagcaacgacagcaagctgatccaccggtatgtgccacgggcggtcggggagttggtggtgtggtatatgtggctggcgatgccattcattgaccagttgacagcgtggcaggccggcactgcgcatggcacggtgaatggcacatcgaatggtatgtcaaatggcacatcgaacggcacatggaatggtatgtcgaatggcacatcgaatggtatgtcgaatggcacatcgaacggcacattgaatggcacacgagccggcacggtgaatggcacggtgaatggtacagtgaatggcatgtcgaacggcacatcgaacggcacattgaacagcacattgaacagcacatggaatggcacacaagccggcacattgaatggcacactgaatggcacggcgaacggcatactgaatggcacactgattggcacacaagccggcacggcgaatggcacacgagccagcacggtgaatggcacatcaaacagcacattgaacggcacatggaatggcacacgagccggcacggtcaatggcacactgaatggcagggcgaacggcacactgaatggcacatcaaacggcacagcaaatggcatatcaaacgacacactgaatggcacatcgaacagcacattgaatggcacacgagccggcacggtgaatggcacggtgaatggtacagtgaatggcatgtcgaacggcacatcgaacggcacattgaacagcacattgaacagcacatggaatggcacacaagccggcacattgaatggcacactgaatggcacggcgaacggcatactgaatggcacactgattggcacacaagccggcacggcgaatggcacacgagccagcacggtgaatggcacatcaaacagcacattgaacggcacatggaatggcacacgagccggcacggtcaatggcacactgaatggcagggcgaacggcacactgaatggcacatcaaacggcacagcaaatggcatatcaaacgacacactgaatggcacatcgaacagcacattgaacggcacatcgaacagcatgttgaacggcacaacaaacagcataccgattggcacattgaacggcacatcgaatggcacatggaatggcacacgagctggcacagtgaatggcacatcgaacagcacattgaacggcacatggaatggcacaccaaatggtacggtgaatggcatgttgaatggtagactgaacggcacatcaaacagcacatcgaacagcacaccgattggcacaccgattggcacacaggccggcacatcaaacagcacattgaatggcacattgaacagcacattgaacggcacatggaatggcacacaagccggcacattgaatggcacactgaatggcacggcgaacggcacactgaatggcacattgattggcacgtcgaacggcacaccggcatggcagccccccagcccatatttatggggccccgacccgggcatgcagcggccatggacccccgagcgattccgggaggtgttgaagcgggagacccaggcccggctcggccaggcattgaatattccggcgtaccgggacattgccattggcatcagccggcggttcctgcgggcatccagcacattcaccagtgaccgccaggatgaaacggagcaggcggcggcattggatgctgactgtgaggacggcatggatgcggaccagtggatggcgcatatgacggatttacaggcgggccattcatcgcacgtggcggggatggtatatgggcggcagctgatggagcaggcgggcacaacaagccaccggcgggcaatgttccggcagtccagtgtggattggcaccagtttctggggttcggctgcggcacgggggttccaggagatgtccatgccgacattgatgccggtgggcttcgggctggcttggtggatgaaggcagctgtccaagccgccgtcccggtcaggaacaggttagggctcgcttggtggatgatcccggtcaggaatgggttagggcttgcttggtggatgatcccggtcaggaatgggttagggcttgcttggtgaatgatcccggtcaggaacgggttagggctcgcttggtgagtgatcccagtcaggaaggggttagggctcgcttggtggatgaaggcaaccgtccaattcaccatcccggtcaggaacgggttagggctcgcttggtggatgaaggtagctgtccaattcaccatcccggtcaggaacgggttagggcttgcttggtgaatgatcccggtcaggaacgggttagggctcgccccgtgcttgggaaacgcaagcgggccccatggcaggtggaggctgaggagcaccacatggagcggcgccaccagctgcagaccatggacatggccgctgcgctgcagcagatgaccggtcaggccggcatgcagttccagggcatccaggcacccgccatggcggcgatccagcagggcaagagccccgtggtggcagtcatgcccaccggcggtgggaaaagcatgttattcatgttgcccgcgtgggccgtccccgggggcaccaccattgtggtggtgccattgatctcgctgcggcaggatatgcagcagcggtgccggcggctaggcatcccatgtatggcatgggaccggcagcagccatgtgatgaagcagccattgtgctggtcacaccggaatcggctgtcacccccgatttccattcattcatcaaccggttggtggtgatgcagcggctggaccgggtggtgattgatgaatgcCATGTCATTAtgaaccagcagaagaacttccggtccgccatggcacagcttgggaagctcgttcgggcccgtacacagatggtgtttttaacggccacattgcccccgagatggaaccggagttcagccagcgcattcaccacccacaggatcagatcgatatatatcgggcccgcacgagccgcggcaatgtggcatatggggtgtggcggccaccgattccacacactgcaccacatggatatggatgggagcaggatgcccggattattcagttcctgcaggcgcagctccagtgggcccgggcccgggggaagatggtga